One genomic region from Cryptosporangium phraense encodes:
- a CDS encoding histone-like nucleoid-structuring protein Lsr2, producing the protein MARKVQVMLVDDLDGGTAEETVSFAIDGTSYEIDLSGDNAAALRETINTYVQAARKAGRGGTRANRRPAAPTQRSGREQNQAIREWAKNKGLQVSDRGRIPQEVIDQYNSEH; encoded by the coding sequence GTGGCGCGGAAAGTACAGGTCATGTTGGTGGACGACCTCGACGGCGGCACCGCCGAAGAGACCGTCTCCTTCGCGATCGATGGAACCTCTTACGAGATCGACCTGTCGGGCGACAATGCCGCCGCACTGCGGGAAACGATCAACACCTATGTCCAGGCCGCACGCAAGGCCGGACGCGGCGGAACCCGCGCGAATCGTCGTCCGGCGGCGCCCACTCAGCGATCGGGCCGCGAGCAGAACCAGGCCATCCGGGAATGGGCCAAGAACAAGGGTCTGCAGGTAAGCGATCGCGGTCGTATCCCGCAGGAAGTTATCGACCAGTACAACTCCGAGCACTGA
- a CDS encoding response regulator, producing the protein MAAIGDLPVRSDRSRRVLILEDQPDLAALFTLQLQALGWSVDQVCTEAEVLAVASSRPPDAIIIDTLVPTTAGQPLVERIRAGLAGHPCRLIISTIYEPSDFADVDVDAVLALPHHRAALEYALLA; encoded by the coding sequence ATGGCCGCAATCGGAGATCTCCCGGTGCGGTCCGACCGGTCGCGACGGGTGCTCATCCTGGAAGACCAGCCGGATCTCGCAGCGCTTTTCACGCTCCAGCTCCAGGCGCTGGGCTGGAGCGTCGATCAGGTCTGTACCGAGGCCGAGGTGCTGGCGGTCGCCAGCAGCCGCCCGCCCGACGCGATCATCATCGACACGCTGGTGCCGACCACAGCCGGCCAGCCGCTGGTCGAGCGGATCCGCGCCGGACTCGCCGGGCATCCGTGCCGTCTGATCATCTCGACGATCTACGAGCCGAGCGACTTCGCGGACGTCGACGTCGACGCGGTGCTGGCGTTGCCGCACCACCGGGCGGCGCTGGAGTACGCGCTACTCGCCTGA
- a CDS encoding FG-GAP repeat domain-containing protein — protein sequence MTVAAPSAARAGTPQLPPEPPLVPASEGFVGRAGDYDGDGRDDVASFTRGRAGDVYVARSTGTRFAGIGDLWSSSFAFWSQVPLAGDFDGDGKSDVAAFARGDLPSVAVALSTGRSFGPSRAWLTSFAPGSAIPAVGDVNGDGKDDVLAFARGGTATVTVALSTGSGFATPTVWSTSFADGDAVPAVADVDGDGKDDVVAFSRGASARVTVALSTGTSFGPATRWSWFAPGTALPGLGDVDGDGKADLVAFARGTSHTVTVALSTGRAFGRTSVWLRSWATADAIPGIGDFDGDGRDDVAAFTRGGTADIFVALSTRTAFRPTSSRWHTYMVASTEIPQPGIVWERPKT from the coding sequence GTGACGGTCGCTGCGCCGTCAGCGGCCCGGGCCGGGACACCGCAACTGCCGCCGGAGCCGCCGCTCGTGCCGGCGTCCGAGGGCTTCGTCGGCCGGGCCGGCGACTACGACGGCGACGGCCGGGACGACGTCGCCTCGTTCACCCGGGGACGCGCCGGTGACGTCTACGTGGCTCGGTCGACCGGAACGCGCTTCGCCGGGATCGGTGATCTGTGGTCGTCGTCGTTCGCGTTCTGGAGCCAGGTCCCGCTGGCCGGCGACTTCGACGGCGACGGGAAGAGCGACGTCGCCGCGTTCGCCCGGGGCGACCTGCCGTCGGTCGCGGTCGCGCTCTCCACCGGCCGTTCGTTCGGGCCGAGCCGGGCCTGGCTGACGTCGTTCGCGCCCGGCTCGGCGATTCCCGCGGTGGGCGACGTGAACGGCGACGGCAAGGACGACGTGCTGGCGTTCGCCCGCGGAGGCACGGCCACCGTCACGGTCGCGCTGTCCACCGGCAGCGGGTTCGCCACGCCCACGGTCTGGTCGACGTCGTTCGCGGACGGGGACGCCGTTCCCGCGGTCGCCGACGTCGACGGCGACGGCAAGGACGACGTCGTCGCGTTCAGCCGCGGAGCCAGCGCTCGGGTCACCGTCGCGCTCTCCACCGGGACGTCGTTCGGCCCGGCGACCCGCTGGAGTTGGTTCGCACCGGGAACCGCGCTGCCGGGCCTGGGCGACGTCGACGGCGACGGGAAGGCCGACCTGGTCGCGTTCGCCCGCGGAACCTCGCACACGGTCACGGTAGCGCTCTCGACCGGCCGGGCGTTCGGGCGCACGTCGGTGTGGCTGCGCTCGTGGGCCACCGCCGACGCCATCCCCGGCATCGGGGACTTCGACGGCGACGGTCGGGACGACGTGGCCGCGTTCACCCGCGGCGGGACGGCCGACATCTTCGTCGCGCTGTCGACCCGGACCGCGTTCCGCCCGACGTCGTCCCGCTGGCACACGTACATGGTCGCCAGCACCGAGATCCCCCAGCCGGGGATCGTCTGGGAACGCCCGAAGACGTAG
- a CDS encoding DUF389 domain-containing protein — MLHLRLIVPSDRVLTVLELLEGDASVTHLVVLAGAARDPAGDVVLCDVAREGASAVLSALRDLGIPDDGSIAVENIDVVLSAAGEKAERDAPGLGTDAVVWEEIEQRVGDEVELSATYLVFLTVATIIAAIGVLLDQPILIVGAMVVGPDFGPLAALCVGVVLRKRAMAVKAAVALVVGFPVAMLLTLGAVRLLDVAGLVEKSMLLADRPLTDFIWRPDALSWVVGFLAGIAGIVSLTSAKSGALVGVLISVTTVPAAANVSVAVAYGVYDEAWGSTVQLVVNLAAIVVGGVVTLVVQRTFWRQRALRPKRTRAAQLVAARARRAARTKGRS; from the coding sequence ATGCTGCACCTGCGCCTGATCGTCCCGTCGGACCGGGTCCTCACCGTGCTGGAGCTGCTCGAGGGCGACGCGTCGGTGACGCATCTCGTCGTGCTGGCCGGCGCCGCTCGCGACCCGGCCGGCGACGTCGTCCTGTGCGACGTGGCCCGGGAGGGCGCCAGCGCGGTGCTGTCCGCGCTCCGCGACCTCGGCATCCCCGACGACGGCTCGATCGCGGTCGAGAACATCGACGTCGTGCTCTCGGCCGCCGGCGAGAAGGCCGAGCGGGACGCCCCCGGGCTGGGCACCGACGCGGTGGTCTGGGAGGAGATCGAGCAGCGGGTAGGCGACGAGGTCGAGCTGTCGGCGACGTATCTGGTGTTCCTGACCGTGGCCACGATCATCGCGGCGATCGGCGTCCTGCTGGATCAGCCGATCCTGATCGTCGGCGCGATGGTCGTCGGGCCCGACTTCGGGCCGCTGGCCGCGCTGTGTGTCGGCGTCGTGCTGCGGAAACGTGCGATGGCGGTAAAGGCCGCGGTCGCGCTGGTGGTCGGGTTCCCGGTCGCGATGCTGCTGACGCTCGGGGCGGTCCGGCTGCTCGACGTCGCCGGGTTGGTCGAGAAGTCGATGCTGCTCGCCGACCGGCCGCTGACCGACTTCATCTGGCGGCCGGACGCGCTGTCGTGGGTCGTCGGGTTCCTGGCCGGTATCGCCGGGATCGTGTCGCTGACGTCGGCCAAGTCGGGCGCGCTGGTCGGCGTCCTGATCTCGGTGACGACGGTGCCCGCGGCCGCCAACGTCTCGGTCGCGGTGGCCTACGGCGTCTACGACGAGGCCTGGGGCTCCACCGTCCAGCTGGTCGTCAACCTGGCCGCGATCGTCGTCGGGGGCGTCGTGACGCTCGTCGTCCAACGGACGTTCTGGCGGCAGCGGGCCCTGCGGCCGAAGCGGACCCGGGCCGCCCAGCTGGTGGCCGCGCGGGCCCGGCGGGCCGCACGCACGAAGGGCCGCAGCTGA
- a CDS encoding IPT/TIG domain-containing protein has translation MPRLARPLAGGAVALAVLAATAATPAPATAATPASPYFVGGYTPSTTVVTAASSSHKLRIAADDLPAGVDLRADAPPVGNQGNVGACVAWTIGYSIMGYYGKTSAPYAPLYLYLRAVKGSAPNTGLVPENALTEAQKNGVDTQSDYFQGTVDYSVKPTSAEIANATNYKITGWTTLWSGVANQGATGQLAIERALAAGNPVAIGFPVFSDFPSWKSGSAYSTLTGNVIGGHMVAAYGYDSEGVWIRNSWTTAWGRNGDAKLSWAFVDKLVSAAYTVTGVAAAATPKVPAPTVVGLSARSASTSGGSTVLITGTGLASATAVRFGPTTATFTKSTENGVTRLLATVPAGAAGSANITVTNPGGTSSPASFSYLAPAPTVTGLSATESVIFGGSTVTLTGTGLTGATSVRVGSVTAKPTVTSDTSLTFVVPKAAKSGPVHVTVVTPGGTSKTTDADVLTYVDPPAPVVTGLTVATGKASGTTATTIKGTDLLGVTAVTVDGKLVPFTAVSATEIRITVPKHPAGSAAIQVSTPGGLSAPGDPSRFTWSA, from the coding sequence ATGCCGAGGCTCGCTCGCCCATTAGCCGGTGGCGCGGTTGCGCTGGCCGTACTCGCCGCCACCGCGGCCACCCCCGCACCGGCCACGGCCGCCACTCCGGCATCGCCGTATTTCGTGGGCGGCTACACGCCGAGCACCACGGTCGTCACCGCGGCGTCGTCGTCGCACAAGCTCCGGATCGCCGCCGACGACCTGCCGGCCGGCGTCGACCTGCGGGCGGACGCTCCGCCCGTCGGCAACCAGGGCAACGTCGGCGCGTGCGTGGCCTGGACGATCGGTTACTCGATCATGGGTTACTACGGCAAGACCAGCGCGCCCTACGCGCCGCTCTACCTGTACCTGCGGGCGGTCAAGGGGTCGGCCCCGAACACCGGCCTCGTCCCCGAGAACGCGCTCACCGAGGCCCAGAAGAACGGCGTCGACACCCAGTCGGACTACTTCCAGGGCACGGTCGACTACTCGGTCAAGCCGACGTCGGCCGAGATCGCGAACGCGACGAACTACAAGATCACCGGCTGGACGACGCTGTGGTCGGGCGTCGCGAACCAGGGCGCGACCGGCCAGCTGGCCATCGAGCGGGCGCTGGCTGCGGGCAACCCGGTCGCGATCGGCTTCCCGGTCTTCTCCGACTTCCCGTCGTGGAAGTCCGGCTCGGCGTACAGCACGCTGACCGGCAACGTGATCGGTGGCCACATGGTCGCCGCCTACGGGTACGACAGCGAGGGCGTCTGGATCCGGAACTCGTGGACCACCGCGTGGGGCCGGAACGGTGACGCGAAGCTGTCCTGGGCGTTCGTCGACAAGCTGGTCAGCGCCGCCTACACGGTCACCGGGGTCGCGGCCGCGGCCACGCCGAAGGTGCCTGCTCCCACCGTCGTCGGCCTGTCGGCGCGATCGGCCTCGACGTCCGGCGGCAGCACGGTGCTGATCACCGGCACCGGGCTCGCGTCCGCGACCGCGGTCCGCTTCGGCCCGACGACGGCGACGTTCACGAAGTCGACCGAGAACGGCGTCACCCGGCTGCTCGCGACCGTGCCCGCGGGAGCCGCGGGCAGCGCGAACATCACGGTGACGAACCCGGGCGGGACCAGCTCTCCGGCCTCGTTCAGCTACCTGGCCCCGGCACCGACGGTCACCGGGCTCAGCGCGACGGAGTCGGTGATCTTCGGCGGCTCCACGGTGACGCTCACCGGCACCGGGCTCACCGGCGCGACGAGCGTCCGGGTCGGCTCAGTCACCGCGAAGCCCACGGTCACCTCGGACACGTCGCTGACGTTCGTCGTGCCGAAGGCGGCCAAGTCCGGCCCGGTCCACGTCACCGTGGTGACGCCCGGCGGCACCAGCAAGACGACCGACGCCGACGTCCTCACGTACGTCGATCCGCCGGCGCCGGTGGTGACCGGGCTGACCGTGGCGACCGGGAAGGCCTCCGGGACGACCGCGACGACGATCAAGGGCACCGACCTGCTCGGCGTCACCGCGGTCACCGTCGACGGCAAACTGGTTCCGTTCACCGCGGTCTCCGCCACCGAGATCCGGATCACCGTTCCCAAGCACCCGGCCGGCAGCGCCGCGATCCAGGTGTCGACGCCGGGCGGCCTCAGCGCCCCCGGCGACCCATCGCGCTTCACCTGGTCGGCCTGA
- a CDS encoding YggT family protein, protein MSAIGALLGLVLWLFWLVLIARVVLDWSVVLAGPPAWGGFRAKAINVVTRITEPVLAPVRRVVPPLRVGGVSIDLAFILVFFAVIVLRNIVSHL, encoded by the coding sequence ATGAGCGCCATCGGTGCCCTGCTCGGGCTCGTCCTCTGGTTGTTCTGGCTGGTGCTGATCGCCCGGGTCGTCCTGGACTGGTCGGTCGTGCTGGCCGGGCCGCCGGCGTGGGGTGGATTCCGCGCCAAGGCCATCAACGTCGTCACCCGCATCACCGAGCCGGTGCTCGCGCCGGTGCGCCGGGTCGTGCCGCCGTTGCGGGTGGGCGGGGTCTCGATCGACCTCGCGTTCATCCTGGTGTTCTTCGCGGTGATCGTCCTGCGGAACATCGTGTCCCACCTGTAG